In a genomic window of Chrysemys picta bellii isolate R12L10 chromosome 1, ASM1138683v2, whole genome shotgun sequence:
- the LOC103306681 gene encoding olfactory receptor 52M1-like, producing the protein MQEVPLCLRVEHLLPCSMSDSNTSDFTNPSTFILLGIPGLESAHVWISILFFTMYTIAVLGNFTILFIVKMEPSLHGPMYYFLCMLAVSDLVLSTSILPKTLSIFWFNSKEINFSACLTQMYFIHCFLLMDSGILVAMALDRYVAICHPLRHSTILTNSVVAKVGLAVVLRSGLFVLPYLLLAKQWPYCRTNIIPHTHCEHMAVVKLACADTHVSSYYGLFVIFCVIILDVFFIAVSYTQILRDIFSLPTKDARLKTFGTCGSHLCAILAFYIPGLFSSLTYRFGQNVPLHFHVLMANMYLLVPSMLNPIIYGVKTKQIRDRLLQVFTHKGI; encoded by the coding sequence ATGCAGGAGGTACCGCTCTGCCTCAGAGTTGAACACCTTCTCCCCTgctccatgtcagattccaacacatccgacttcaccaacccctccaccttcatcctgctgggcattcctggcctggagtcagcccatgtctggatctccatcctcTTCTTCACCATGTACACCATAGccgtcttggggaacttcaccatcctttTCATTGTGAAGATGGAGCCgagcctccatgggcccatgtactatttcctctgcatgctggctgtcagcgACCTGGTCCTGTCCACATCCATCCTCCCCAAAacactgagcatcttctggtttaattccaaggagatcaatttcagtgcctgcctcactcagatgtacttcattcattGCTTCTTACTGATGGACTCTGGGATCTTGGTGGCCATGGCTttggatcgctacgtggccatctgccacCCCTTGAGACATTCCACTATCTTGACAAACTCTGTAGTGGCTAAGGTCGGTCTGGCTGTGGTGCTGCGCAGCGGCTTGTTTGTTCTGCCCTATCTCCTCCTAGCGAagcagtggccatattgcagaactaACATCATTCCTCACACGCACTGTGAGCACATGgccgtggtgaagctggcctgtgccGACACCCATGtcagtagttactatggcctCTTTGTGATATTCTGTGTGATCATTCTGGATGTATTTTTTATTGCCGTGTCCTATACCCAGATCCTTAGGGacatcttcagcctccccactaaggatgcccggctcaagacttttgggacctgtggctcccacctctgtgccatcttagccttttacatcccaggtctcttctcctccctcacgTACCGGTTTGGCCAGAATGTGCCCCTGCATTTCCACGTTCTCATGGCCAATATGTACCTCCTGGTGCCCTCCATGCTAAATCCTATTATCTACGGGGTGAAGACCAAGCAGATCCGGGACAGGTTGCTCCAGGTCTTTACTCATAAAGGGATCTAA